One part of the Engraulis encrasicolus isolate BLACKSEA-1 chromosome 17, IST_EnEncr_1.0, whole genome shotgun sequence genome encodes these proteins:
- the ppp2r2d gene encoding serine/threonine-protein phosphatase 2A 55 kDa regulatory subunit B delta isoform, with amino-acid sequence MAGVGGGNDFQWCFSQVKGAIDEDVAEADIISTVEFNYSGDLLATGDKGGRVVIFQREQESKNRPLSRGEYNVYSTFQSHEPEFDYLKSLEIEEKINKIRWLPQQNAAHFLLSTNDKTIKLWKISERDKRAEGYNLKDEDGRLRDPFRITSLRVPVLMPMDLMVEASPRRIFANAHTYHINSISVNSDHETYLSADDLRINLWHLEITDRSFNIVDIKPANMEELTEVITAAECHPHQCNVFVYSSSKGTIRLCDMRAAALCDRHSKFFEEPEDPSSRSFFSEIISSISDVKFSHSGRYMMTRDYLSVKVWDLNMENRPVETYQVHEYLRSKLCSLYENDCIFDKFECCWNGSDSAIMTGSYNNFFRMFDRSTRRDITLEASRENSKPRAVLKPRKVCTSGKRKKDEISVDSLDFNKKILHTAWHPKENVIAVAATNNLYIFQDKIN; translated from the exons CGGACATTATCTCAACAGTCGAATTCAACTACTCGGGAGACCTATTAGCCACTGGAGATAAAGGGGGGCGAGTCGTCATATTTCAGAGAGAACAGGAG AGTAAAAATCGACCGCTTTCCAGGGGAGAATACAACGTGTACAGCACTTTCCAGAGTCACGAGCCAGAGTTTGATTATTTGAAAAGCTTAGAAATTGAGGAGAAAATCAACAAAATCAGATGGCTACCACAACAAAACGCTGCTCACTTTCTGCTTTCTACGAATG acaaaACCATAAAGTTATGGAAGATAAGTGAAAGGGACAAAAGAGCGGAGGGCTACAACCTAAAAGATGAAGACGGAAGGTTGCGGGATCCTTTCAGAATCACGTCACTAagg GTGCCTGTCTTGATGCCAATGGACTTGATGGTGGAGGCCAGTCCACGGAGAATATttgcgaacgcacacacatatcacatCAATTCCATTTCAGTAAATAGCGATCATGAAACATACCTATCTGCAGACGACCTAAGAATAAACCTATGGCACTTAGAAATTACAGATAGAAGTTTTA ACATTGTAGATATAAAGCCTGCCAACATGGAGGAGTTGACGGAAGTGATCACGGCTGCCGAGTGCCACCCCCACCAGTGCAATGTATTTGTGTACAGCAGTAGCAAGGGCACCATCCGCCTGTGTGACATGCGCGCCGCAGCCCTCTGCGACAGACATAGCAAAT TTTTTGAGGAGCCAGAGGACCCCAGCAGCAGGTCTTTCTTCTCGGAAATCATCTCCTCGATATCAGACGTCAAGTTCAGCCACAGCGGGCGCTACATGATGACTCGAGACTATCTCTCAGTGAAGGtctgggacctcaacatggagaacCGCCCAGTCGAGACGTACCAG GTCCATGAATACCTCCGGAGCAAACTGTGCTCGCTGTATGAGAACGACTGTATCTTCGACAAGTTCGAGTGCTGCTGGAACGGTTCTGAcag TGCCATCATGACCGGCTCCTACAACAACTTCTTCCGGATGTTCGACCGCTCCACGCGGCGGGACATCACGCTGGAGGCGTCGCGGGAGAACAGTAAACCGCGCGCCGTCCTCAAGCCGCGCAAGGTCTGCACCAGCGGCAAGCGGAAGAAGGACGAGATCAGCGTGGACAGCCTGGACTTCAACAAGAAGATCCTGCACACCGCCTGGCACCCCAAGGAGAACGTCATCGCCGTCGCCGCCACCAACAACCTGTACATATtccaggacaaaatcaactaa